The nucleotide window CAACGATGCTGAGGTCTCCAAAAGTGTGCTGGAATCCGTTACTAAGGGCCTTACTGAAAAGAAAATTCCTTCTCGGAAGTACTGGTTGCTCCGTGTCGGCGGTATCTTGCAATCCATCAATGAAGCGCAATCAGTGTCTTCAGCAATGGCTGCTTTTGTGGACGCAGTGATACCAAAAGTCATTACCACTTTCACAGAGGTGACATCCAATGCAGCTAGTGCTGCTCAGAACGGCCTTATTGTTGGTGCCTACATTCTGACGGCTGTAAGCACACATATTCAGCGTTTGCTTCCTGGTTCTGCAGCCGATTTAAGCATGGCAAAAGCATCGGTTACCAAGCAATCGTTATCCTTGGATCCCAAGTCATCCTTCCTCCTCAGTCCTCGAATCTACTCTAAGGTCACAGCCGATGAGGATCTTAAGTGGTTTTCACGTGCTTTGAACTCTATCTTTCAAGGTCTTGACAAGGGGGCTGATAATCAGGTTGCCCTCGCTTGGTCTGAAGCAATTATTCACCTAGTTACCGCTCAGAGCGTACCGGCAACTGTTCAGCAGGAGACCTCCAAGACCCTTTCCAATCTGTACGTTCGTAGTCCAAAACTGGTATCAAGTTTCATTATTGCCGGCCTTTGGGATTATTTGAAGCACTCTGGATCTCCTGATAAGGAACCATCATCAGGTGCTCACAACCTGATCCAGGTTGTGAAGGCTATCTGTTTGACCCCTAGTGACATCGAAAAGTCCGGGGAAACCATCAACACGGAGGATCTCGAGACACAGGCAAACAATCTCCTTGTTCTGGCGCGCCCAGAGCTGATCCCTAGGGCAAACTGGATCGATTTGTGCCTCAGAATGGAACTGGACCCTGGCAATCTGGTCAAGAAGTACCAAGATGAGCTTGTGACAGAAATAGAGAATCAAACATCGTTCTCCCAGAAGGTTTGTATGACGTTCCTGGGGTAAAAGAATCTTGCTAAACAATACCGACAGGTTGACGCCATCAAGAAAGCTGCGTACAACGCAGCTGCTGACTTAGCTTTTGTTGCTCCCGAAACCATTATTCCACGCCTGCTGGAGACCCTCAGCCGCGATCTCAACGCCGAGCAACTCCACGATATTGGTCCTGTCGAAGCGGCCATCTTTAGAACGCCTGAGGGTACTGTGTTCGTTGATGTGCTTGCAAAGAAGTCTCAGCAAGTTTTGGACAAAAATAAAAAGGACTATGACATTCTCAAATGGGAGGAAGAACTTAGGAGTCAGCTTGAAAAAAAGAAGGGCCAACAGAAGAAGCTAACCCCAGAGGAGAACGCAAAAGTCAATGCTCAACTCAAGAAAGAGAGCCTAATCAGGCAATCTATAACTGAGATCGAGGCAAGGCTTTTGCGGGGCATTGGCATTATCCGAAGCCTTGCCACTGGTCCACCAACAGATGCTGCCCAATGGCTCGGTACTGCAGTTTCACTCTTGATCGGCATTATGGACGCCGGTGCTACTATGATCACTGGTGATGCAGCACCATTGGCTTACATAACTTGCGCAGAGAAGGTTACAGAGCGCCTGGGCTCGATGAGGCCTTTCGTCGGCGTCGCGGCCCTCAGGCTGCGCGGCGTGTCGCTGGCAGAGAACTATCAAgaggaagctgttgaagactTGGTAACAAGAGTTTTGTACCGTTTACGGTTTGCTGGCGAGCAGCGACCTTTCGACTCTGTATCACTCATTTACGCGTTGCCCCTCGTGCTGGAGCTTCTCCGTAAAGGTGGAGTTGGTGATTCGCCCGATGATGCAGATGCTCAGCTAGTATTGGCCATCGAGTTCCTCTCATACCATACAGATGTCTGTAGTGATGAGGCTGTTCCTCGTGCCGAGCTTCTTTCAGTTCTTATCACTTCTATGCAGACATATGCTCAACATTACAAGCTCCTCAGGGACTGTTTTGCTGATATGTGCCGCTGCATCGCACCAAACATGGACCGTGAGGAGATGGTTATTCTTGCAAAGGGTGCGCTGGTGCCTGAAACTCGAGTCAGATCAACTGTGCTGCAATCTATCAGCGCTGAAGTTGACATGAGCGAGCTTGGCTACTCCGATGAAATCTGGATCGCTGctcatgacgatgaggaagaaaacCAAGATCTCGGTCGCGAGATATGGGAGGAGAGTGGCTTCGAAGTGACGCCGGAGGTACCACTTAAAATGTTACCTTTCCTCGAGAGCAAAGATGGGCAGTTGCGCCGTGCCGCTGCTCGCTCCCTGGCTGAAGCAGCTAGCTTACATAATGAGTCTTTGGATGCGGTGCTTGACCAGCTCAAAACCACTTATGTCGAGCTTGCCAAGCCCCGGGTTCAGCAGCTCGATGAGTTCGGCATGCCCAAAAAGATGGATCTGTCCGATCCTTGGGAAGGAAGGCAAGGTATCGCTACAGCTTTCAAAGAGATTGCTCCAGTTTTCAAGGTTGATCAGCTGGATCCTTTCTTTGACTTCCTTATCGATGCCGGTCCTCTCGGAGATAAAAACGATGCAGTGAGAGGTGAGATGCTGGATGCTTCGATCACGGCCATCGAAATTCACGGCAAGGGCATCCTTGATGACCTGATGTCAAAATTCGAACAGACCTTGGAACAACCAGACAAGAACAGCGATGCTGCTGACCGCGTCAACGAGGCAGTGATCATTATGTACGGTGCCTTGGCTCGCCATTTGAGCCCTGGTGATCCCAAGATACCTATCGTTATCGACCGTCTCGTGGCAACTCTAAGTACGCCCTCGGAGACGGTACAATATGCCATTGCTGAATGTCTGCCTCCCCTGATTCGAGCCTGCCCTGACCAGTCTTCCAAGTACTTTGGTCAAATCATGGAGCAGCTTCTCACTTCTAAAAAGTATGCTGTTCAGCGAGGTTCGGCTTATGGTCTGGCTGGCCTTGTAATGGGCAGGGGTATTGCGGCACTAAGAGAGTACCGAGTTCTCTCAACTCTCACTGACGCAATGGAAAACAAAAAGGAGGCAAATCAGCGTGAGGCCGCTTTGCTAGCATACGAACTTCTCTCAACTATGCTTGGACGCGTCTTTGAACCTTACGTGATCCAGATTGTGCCCCAGCTGCTGACGGGCTTCGGTGATGCTAACGCGAACGTTCGTGAGGCTTGTCTGGCAGCGGCTAAGTCGTGCTTTGCGAAGCTAAGCTCTTACGGTGTGAAGAGAATCATGCCAACTCTgcttgatggtcttgaagagCAACAGTGGAGGAGCAAAAAGGGTGCTTGTGACCTTCTTGGTGCAATGGCATATCTCGATCCACAGCAGCTCGCCAACAGTCTGCCAGACATCATCCCCCCTCTGACGGGTGTGTTAAACGACAGCCACAAGGAAGTAAGAGCTGCCGCAAACCgaagcttgaagaggttTGGCGAAGTCATCAACAATCCAGAAATTAAATCGTTGGTCGACATTATTCTGAAGGCTCTGAGTGACCCTACAAAGTATACAGATGAAGCTCTGGACTCGCTCATCAAGGTCCAGTTTGTTCATTACCTTGATGCTCCATCTTTGGCATTGGTCACTCGCATTCTGCAGCGTGGTTTGGGCGATCGTTCCAATACCAAGCGCAAGGCAGCTCAGGTAATCGGTAGCTTGGCTCATCTGACCGAAAAGAAGGACGTGGTCATGCATTTGCCGGTACTTGTGGCTGGTCTGAAGATTGCCATTGTCGACCCTGTGCCTACCACTCGAGCGACGGCTTCCAGAGCGTTGGGTTCTTTGGTCGAGAAGCTTGGGGAAGACACACTTCCCGATCTTATTCCTGGTCTGATGCAGACTCTCAAATCAGATACTGGTGCTGGCGATCGATTGGGATCTGCTCAGGCTCTTAGCGAGGTGCTCGCTGGATTGGGAACGACAAGGCTGGAGGAGACTCTTCCCACCATTCTTCAAAATGTCGAATCCTCAAAGCCCGCCGTTCGCGAAGGCTTTATGTCACTTTTTATTTTCCTTCCTGTCTGTTTTGGCAACAGCTTCTCCAATTACTTGGGTCGCATTGTACCACCTATTCTGGCCGGTCTTGCCGACGATGTCGAGTCGATTCGTGAAACCGCACTGCGTGCAGGTCGTCTGCTGGTCAAAAATTTCGCTGCTCGTGCTGTCGATCTCCTCCTTCCAGAACTTGAACGCGGCCTTGCGGACGACAGCTACAGAATCCGACTTAGCTCTGTCGAACTTGTAGGGGAccttctcttcaaccttACAGGTATCAAGGCTGGAACCGAGGCTGAGGACATtgaggaggacgagaacATCAAAGAAGCAGGCGCTTCTTTGAAGGAAACACTCGGAGAGGAGAAGCGGAATAAGATACTTTCTGCACTCTACGTGTGCCGCTGCGATACAGCTGGGGCCGTTCGCTCAGCCGCTATTGCTGTCTGGAAGGTTCTTGTTCACAGCCCCAGAACTCTGAAGGAGCTTGTGCCAACCCTCACACAACTTCTTATCCGTCGCTTGGGAAGTTCCAATATGGAACACAAGGTCATTGCCAGCAATGCCCTGGGAGAACTTATTCGAAAGGCTGGAGACAGTGTTCTCTCCAGTCTTCTTCCCACTTTGGAAGAAGGCCTTCAGACATCTACAGATGTTGACGCTAAGCAGGGTATTTGCTTTGCTCTGAGGGAGCTTATCTCATCTGCTTCACCAGAGGCTCTTGAGGATCACGAAAAGACCCTGATTTCCGTTGTTCGTACCGCACTGACGGATTCTGATGAGAATGTCCGAGAAGCCGCTGCTGAAGCATTTGATTCGCTTCAACAAATCTTTGGCAAGCGAGCAGTTGATCAAgttcttcctttccttctcAACCTATTGCGTTCCGAGGGTGAAGCAGACAATGCTCTGCAGGCACTCCTCACCCTGCTTACTGAGACGACTCGCTCGAATATTATCCTGCCAAACCTCATCCCAACCCTCACGACACCACCCATATCAGCCTTCGATGCCAAGGCTCTTGCCTCTCTGTCCAAGGTTGCTGGGCCTGCGATGAACCGTCGCCTCCCCAACATTATCAATTCGCTCATGGATAACGAGATAAATtgtgacgatgatggccttCGTGAAGAGCTGGCGACATCCTTCGACACCGTCGTTCAGTCGATCGACGAATACGATGGTCTGAATACAGTCATGAACGTTCTCCTGCAGCTTCTCAAACACGAGGATCACCGACGCCGAGCGGCTACTGCTCGCCACTTGGGCAACTTTTTTGCCGCTGCCAGCGTGGATTATTCCAGATATAACCAGGATATCATTCGTTCATTGCTTAACTCCTTTGACGACAGGGATGCCGATGTCGTCAAGGCCGCGTGGATGGCTCTCAGCGCATTCACAAAGAAGCTGCGaaaggaggagatggagtCGCTCGTCATTTCCACTCGACAAACTCTTCAGCGTATCGGTGTTGCAGGAGCAAACCTGCGTGGCTTCGAGCTACCGAAGGGTATCAATGCCATTCTACCAATCTTCCTGCAAGGTTTGATGAATGGTACTGCAGACCAAAGAGTTCAAGCTGCTCTGGGTATTTCAGACATCGTTGACAGAACAAGCGAGGCCTCTCTGAAGCCATTTGTTACCCAGATTACTGGTCCCCTGATCCGTGTCGTTTCAGAGCGCGCCACTGAAGTCAAGTCGGCGATCCTTCTGACACTCAATAATCTCCTGGATAAGATGCCTGCGGCACTGAAGCCTTTTCTTCCACAGCTGCAACGTACATTTGCCAAGTCTCTTGCGGACCCATCCAGTGAGACTTTGAGAACACGGGCTGCCAAGGCACTTGGTACTTTGATCAAGTATACGCCCCGTATCGATCCGTTGATTGCTGAGCTAGTCACTGGGTCGAAGACAGCCGATCCTGGTGTCAAGACGGCCATGCTCAAGGCCTTGTATGAAGTTATCAGTAAGGCAGGTGCGAATATGGGTGAGGCGTCACGAGCTTCTGTCTTGTCACTTATCGACATGGATACGGACGAGAGAGATGAGACCATGACCATCACTAATGCCAAGCTGCTGGGGGCTCTCATCAAAAATGTTCCTGAGGAAGCCGCTCATGGTTTATTGAAGAACCGCGTGGCGACCTCGCATTTCACTCATTCATCTGTCCTTGCCCTGAACTCAGTCCTCGTGGAGTCACCAGACGCGCTGCTTCAAAGCCCCTTGGCTGATGACTTGCCCGATTTGCTTTGCCAGGGCGTCACCAACAAGAATGTAAGCCACAGCTGTGTTCCCAGACCGAATGTGATTCGTAAACTGACAACCATCTAGGTATTTGTTGCAGACAATTGCATTCTGGCAACTGGTAAGTACCTGCTATCAGATTCTCCCAAGACATTTGAGACTACAAAGGGAATTTTTGAAGCTCTTGCCTCTGTGATCCAACCTGGCAATGCAACCGACTCACGCAGACTTGCACTGGTTGTCGTTCGTACTGTCAGTCGCAATGATATGGAAATGGTCCGACCTCATATCGCTCTGTTAGCACAACCCATATTTGCCAGTGTTCGCGACCCCGTTATTCCCGTCAAGCTCGCCGCTGAGGCGGCATTTGTGGAGCTTTTCAATGTGGCTGATGAAGAGAGCCGCATTTTCGATAAATTCATGGCTGGTCCAGGAGCAGATCTGccagccaacaccaagaggAGCATGGGAGACTATTTTAAACGTGTTGCCATGAGGCTAGGCTCTCAAGCCCGCGAGAGGCGCGAGGCTGAGGGTGGACAGGGGGGACTGGGACTGTCtaatgatgaagctgaggatgagaaggagatttGGAGTGTGGGAAAAGTTGATGTGGGCAGCGAAGCCTTCTCATAATCTGTAAAAGAGCATATCGCAAATAAAATCTTAGGCTGTCTGGGCATGTGTCCAGAAGGAACGCCGTTGAATATACCGTTCCACTCGATGAACAGCAGGTAAATTCACCACAAATCATATCTGCTTGTTACCTTGATAACGAAGATTCGATCATGCATGCAAAAGTAGTAGAGGTAACCAACATGATCTCAGGGGCTACAACTACAATTCTAAACTTGGTATAACTGTTTTAACACACTCCTACTGTCCACAACTGTGTAAAGCTGTGTAAAGCATGCGAATCATATATAATCTTCTCGTCCTTCTCAATTGAAATGTCTAACCCGCTCAATTGAATCAAAATTACCAATGATTATCTTGATAATGAATATTCATCCAATATTCACTTCACAGTGATCACACGAAAtatggtgttgttgagaccCCCGTAATCAATTGTCAGAATCATGATTCATTGATAATTTATCCTTTAAATGCATATAATTTGATACGCTCTCACATTTTCTTGCTCCTGCCATTTTCGACCCTGAGGGTCACGTGCAGCCCTCGCTTGACGTGCTGGGATTAGCGTGAACCCACAGAAGGAGGTGCAAGCAGAGAAATTCTGGCCTCGCAACCCCTCTCAccagtcttcatcatccaacaTCCATCGAGGACCGGCCATCA belongs to Fusarium oxysporum Fo47 chromosome V, complete sequence and includes:
- a CDS encoding armadillo-type protein: MSKGDSSDSGAPAPLDMAAVKQALSSSSTAVRITQLRTIEDKLAQKSLDSASITRLLQLLFGTYAFYADRQSRLSVQKCLIALISSGADSKTIAPLIAALRKESQKPGIAPTNAFVLVEWCSLFMQHLDASQWDQFATDIILADADALEKCHQPVSRKSVTHSAIIVTRRGLRKLFSSNELSKKRLSASVDVLTAKGAQSTSRNAVLLGVIAGVSARKDHLRPILDSLKFKYYDFFAREIIGSRTSVPEHLVLGLGDFFTSFATLEEISKELIPALEKGLLRAPEVILGGVITPLVRCLPDNFDLSKILEQNLLKPLLSNAKSTNAAIRAGSLDAFSALVNKSGDTASLEKVINEVATPLKSGKLASPDHRVLHAQMLQTAPLSKASAEQVANAVAVIAAKEGNESALAAETSALAKAVSFLLTNDAEVSKSVLESVTKGLTEKKIPSRKYWLLRVGGILQSINEAQSVSSAMAAFVDAVIPKVITTFTEVTSNAASAAQNGLIVGAYILTAVSTHIQRLLPGSAADLSMAKASVTKQSLSLDPKSSFLLSPRIYSKVTADEDLKWFSRALNSIFQGLDKGADNQVALAWSEAIIHLVTAQSVPATVQQETSKTLSNLYVRSPKLVSSFIIAGLWDYLKHSGSPDKEPSSGAHNLIQVVKAICLTPSDIEKSGETINTEDLETQANNLLVLARPELIPRANWIDLCLRMELDPGNLVKKYQDELVTEIENQTSFSQKVDAIKKAAYNAAADLAFVAPETIIPRLLETLSRDLNAEQLHDIGPVEAAIFRTPEGTVFVDVLAKKSQQVLDKNKKDYDILKWEEELRSQLEKKKGQQKKLTPEENAKVNAQLKKESLIRQSITEIEARLLRGIGIIRSLATGPPTDAAQWLGTAVSLLIGIMDAGATMITGDAAPLAYITCAEKVTERLGSMRPFVGVAALRLRGVSLAENYQEEAVEDLVTRVLYRLRFAGEQRPFDSVSLIYALPLVLELLRKGGVGDSPDDADAQLVLAIEFLSYHTDVCSDEAVPRAELLSVLITSMQTYAQHYKLLRDCFADMCRCIAPNMDREEMVILAKGALVPETRVRSTVLQSISAEVDMSELGYSDEIWIAAHDDEEENQDLGREIWEESGFEVTPEVPLKMLPFLESKDGQLRRAAARSLAEAASLHNESLDAVLDQLKTTYVELAKPRVQQLDEFGMPKKMDLSDPWEGRQGIATAFKEIAPVFKVDQLDPFFDFLIDAGPLGDKNDAVRGEMLDASITAIEIHGKGILDDLMSKFEQTLEQPDKNSDAADRVNEAVIIMYGALARHLSPGDPKIPIVIDRLVATLSTPSETVQYAIAECLPPLIRACPDQSSKYFGQIMEQLLTSKKYAVQRGSAYGLAGLVMGRGIAALREYRVLSTLTDAMENKKEANQREAALLAYELLSTMLGRVFEPYVIQIVPQLLTGFGDANANVREACLAAAKSCFAKLSSYGVKRIMPTLLDGLEEQQWRSKKGACDLLGAMAYLDPQQLANSLPDIIPPLTGVLNDSHKEVRAAANRSLKRFGEVINNPEIKSLVDIILKALSDPTKYTDEALDSLIKVQFVHYLDAPSLALVTRILQRGLGDRSNTKRKAAQVIGSLAHLTEKKDVVMHLPVLVAGLKIAIVDPVPTTRATASRALGSLVEKLGEDTLPDLIPGLMQTLKSDTGAGDRLGSAQALSEVLAGLGTTRLEETLPTILQNVESSKPAVREGFMSLFIFLPVCFGNSFSNYLGRIVPPILAGLADDVESIRETALRAGRLLVKNFAARAVDLLLPELERGLADDSYRIRLSSVELVGDLLFNLTGIKAGTEAEDIEEDENIKEAGASLKETLGEEKRNKILSALYVCRCDTAGAVRSAAIAVWKVLVHSPRTLKELVPTLTQLLIRRLGSSNMEHKVIASNALGELIRKAGDSVLSSLLPTLEEGLQTSTDVDAKQGICFALRELISSASPEALEDHEKTLISVVRTALTDSDENVREAAAEAFDSLQQIFGKRAVDQVLPFLLNLLRSEGEADNALQALLTLLTETTRSNIILPNLIPTLTTPPISAFDAKALASLSKVAGPAMNRRLPNIINSLMDNEINCDDDGLREELATSFDTVVQSIDEYDGLNTVMNVLLQLLKHEDHRRRAATARHLGNFFAAASVDYSRYNQDIIRSLLNSFDDRDADVVKAAWMALSAFTKKLRKEEMESLVISTRQTLQRIGVAGANLRGFELPKGINAILPIFLQGLMNGTADQRVQAALGISDIVDRTSEASLKPFVTQITGPLIRVVSERATEVKSAILLTLNNLLDKMPAALKPFLPQLQRTFAKSLADPSSETLRTRAAKALGTLIKYTPRIDPLIAELVTGSKTADPGVKTAMLKALYEVISKAGANMGEASRASVLSLIDMDTDERDETMTITNAKLLGALIKNVPEEAAHGLLKNRVATSHFTHSSVLALNSVLVESPDALLQSPLADDLPDLLCQGVTNKNVFVADNCILATGKYLLSDSPKTFETTKGIFEALASVIQPGNATDSRRLALVVVRTVSRNDMEMVRPHIALLAQPIFASVRDPVIPVKLAAEAAFVELFNVADEESRIFDKFMAGPGADLPANTKRSMGDYFKRVAMRLGSQARERREAEGGQGGLGLSNDEAEDEKEIWSVGKVDVGSEAFS